CGGCCGGTGTTGTTCATCTCGTCGGGGTGCGAGCCGATGCGCTCGCCCCGGTCGAGGGCGGTGATGTCGGCCATGTCGGCGGTCGACAGCTCGACGTCGAACAGGTCGATGTTCTCGGCGATGCGGGACGGCGTGACGGACTTGGGGAACACGACGTCGCCGCGCTGGAGGTGCCAGCGCAGGATGACCTGGGCGGGGGTCTTGCCGTGCGCGGTGGCGATGCGGGTGATCGTGGGGTCGTCGAGGACCTGGCCGCGGCCGAGCGGGGACCACGCCTCGGTGACGATGCCGTGCTCGGTGTCGAACGCGCGGACCTCCTCGTTGCCGAGCCAGGGGTGCACCTCGATCTGGTTGACGGCGGGCACGACGGTGGTCTCGTCCATGAGGTGGCGCAGGTGGTGCGGCTGGAAGTTGGAGACGCCGATGGCGCGTGCTCGGCCGGAGGCGTAGATCTGCTCCAGGGCTCCCCATGCCTCGACGAACTTCCCGACGGCGGGCAGGGGCCAGTGGATGAGGAACAGGTCGACGTGGTCGAGGCCGAGGGTGTCGAGGGACCGGTCGAACGCGGCGAGGGCGTCGTCGTGGGCGTGGAACGCGTTGTTGAGCTTGGTCGTGATGTAGAGCTCGTCGCGGTCGAGCCCGGCGGCGGCGACGGCCTCGCCGACGCCGGCCTCGTTGCGGTACATCTGCGCGGTGTCGATGTGCCGGTATCCGGCCTCGAGGGCGGTGAGGACCAGGTCGCGCGTGTCCTGCGGCGGGATCTTGAACGTGCCGAACCCGAGCTGCGGGATGGACGTGCCGTTGTTGAGGGGCAGGGACGGGATCGCTGTGGTGCTCATCGGTCCATCCTGTCGCCGAGTCGGGCGAGGAGCGAGGCGAGGCGTCGGCGTTCGGCGGGGTCCAGGGGTGCGAGGACCTCGTCCTGGACGGCGGTCACGACGGCGTGGAGCCGGTCGAGCTCGGTACGTCCGGCGGGGGTGAGGCGGACGACGTTGCGGCGTCGGTCGGCGGGGTCGGGGCTGCGGTGCACGAGCCCGTCGGTCTCGAGGTCGACGAGGCCGCCGACGACGTCGCTGCGGTCGAGGGCGACGCGGCGGCCGAGCTCGGCCTGGCTGAGGGGGGCGTCCTCGAGGGCGGCGAGGATCCGGTAGTGGTGGCCGCGGCGGCCGGTGTCGGCGAGGGCGCCGTGCAGGAGGCGCTGGGCGCGCAGGTTGGCGCGGGACAGGAGCCAGGTGGGCAGGGTCGAGATCCTGTCGCGGGTCATGGCGACAGGATAGGACTGTTGGTCTGGCCAACGAAGGCGTATCGTTGGTGCCACCAACGAATTGGAGTGTGCCATGGACCTGCCACCGTTCGGCCCGCAGCTCGTCGGCGAGACCGAGAAGACCCTCGACGCCCTGCTCCGGCGCGAGCTCGCCCCCACCGGGCTCACCCCGGGGCACTGGGTCGCGCTGCGCCTCGCGCTCCAGCACGCCGGGGCGCCGGCGGGCACCGGGCTCGCCGAGGCCGTCACGGCTCGCGCCCGCCTCGACGACGCCCCGCGCCTCGTCCACGACCTCCGGGCCGCCGCGTTGCTCGACGGCGACGAGGTCACCCCTGCCGGGCACGACCTCGTCGCCGGGGTGCAGGCCCGGGTGCAGGGCGTCGTCGGTCCCGTCCTGGCCGCCGTGCCGCCCGCCGACGCGGCCGCCGCCGCGCGCGCCCTGCACGCCCTGCGCGTCGGCGTGCGCCAGGCGCTCGACGCCCCCGCGACCTGACGCCGCCCCTGGGCCGACGGGGTCGGTCGGGGGCACAATGGAGGGACACCAGGAGGTGCTCGATGGTCACCATGAACGAGGCGCGGTCCGCCAAGGCGGAGCTGCGCGAGTCGCTCCGCGACGTCGACGGCGTCCAGGGCGTCGGGCTCGCCCGCCGCGGCGACGACCGCGACTGGGTGCTGCAGGTGAACGTCCTGAACGTCCGCGCCCGCAAGGACGTCCCGCCGGACATCCACGGCGTGCCCGTGCGGGTGCACGTCATCGGGGCCGTCTCCGCCCTCTGAGCGGAGCACCCCCGCTCGTCACCTGATGTTCATCCCACGCCGCTGGACTCCCTGTATCGACGTGCGTCAATATTGAGCCATGTCGATGCACGCCGTCCCGGGCCCCGTCGCGTGAACGCCCCCGCGACACCCCGCCTCTCCACCCTCGACCGCTGGCTGCCGCTGTGGATCGGGCTCGCGATGGTCGGCGGGCTGCTGCTCGGCCGGTTCGTCCCCGCGCTGTCCGACGCGCTGGCCGCCCTCGAGGTCGGCGGCATCTCGGCGCCGATCGCCCTCGGGCTGCTCGTCATGATGTACCCCGTGCTCGCGAAGGTCCGCTACGACCGGGTCGCGGCCGTCACCGGGGACAAGCGCCTCCTCGTCAGCTCGCTGCTGCTCAACTGGGTGGTCGGCCCGGCGCTGATGTTCGCCCTCGCGTGGATCCTCCTGCCCGACCTGCCCGCGTACCGCACCGGGCTGATCATCGTGGGGCTGGCCCGCTGCATCGCCATGGTCGTCATCTGGAACGACCTCGCGTGCGGCGACCGCGAGGCCGCGGCCGTGCTCGTCGCGATCAACTCCGTCTTCCAGGTGGTCGCGTTCTCGCTGCTGGGGTACTTCTACCTGACCGTGCTCCCCGGCTGGCTGGGCCTCGACACGCAGGGTCTGGACGTCTCCGTCGGCCAGATCGCGCTC
This Isoptericola jiangsuensis DNA region includes the following protein-coding sequences:
- a CDS encoding aldo/keto reductase: MSTTAIPSLPLNNGTSIPQLGFGTFKIPPQDTRDLVLTALEAGYRHIDTAQMYRNEAGVGEAVAAAGLDRDELYITTKLNNAFHAHDDALAAFDRSLDTLGLDHVDLFLIHWPLPAVGKFVEAWGALEQIYASGRARAIGVSNFQPHHLRHLMDETTVVPAVNQIEVHPWLGNEEVRAFDTEHGIVTEAWSPLGRGQVLDDPTITRIATAHGKTPAQVILRWHLQRGDVVFPKSVTPSRIAENIDLFDVELSTADMADITALDRGERIGSHPDEMNNTGR
- the arsB gene encoding ACR3 family arsenite efflux transporter, with the translated sequence MNAPATPRLSTLDRWLPLWIGLAMVGGLLLGRFVPALSDALAALEVGGISAPIALGLLVMMYPVLAKVRYDRVAAVTGDKRLLVSSLLLNWVVGPALMFALAWILLPDLPAYRTGLIIVGLARCIAMVVIWNDLACGDREAAAVLVAINSVFQVVAFSLLGYFYLTVLPGWLGLDTQGLDVSVGQIALNVLVFLGIPLVAGFASRWIGERVQGRDWYEERFVPRIGPWALYGLLFTIVLLFALQGEQVTAHPLDVARIALPLLVYFAVMWGAGMVLGRALRLGYARSTTLAFTAAGNNFELAIAVAIGTFGVTSGEALAGVVGPLIEVPVLVGLVYVSLAVARRWFGVDPYAADVDGEPRALDEVPS
- a CDS encoding MarR family winged helix-turn-helix transcriptional regulator, with translation MTRDRISTLPTWLLSRANLRAQRLLHGALADTGRRGHHYRILAALEDAPLSQAELGRRVALDRSDVVGGLVDLETDGLVHRSPDPADRRRNVVRLTPAGRTELDRLHAVVTAVQDEVLAPLDPAERRRLASLLARLGDRMDR